In the Sandaracinus amylolyticus genome, CGCGCCACTCGATCTGCAGACCGATGAACTCGTTGAAGTACATGCTCAGACCGACACCGAGCATCGGCGCGGGCAGGATGCGCGAGGTACGCGACTGCGTCGCGAGGCAGTCGGGCGCGCTCGACCCCGGCGGCTGCGGCTGATCGACGCAGGCCGCGCGGTACTGCTCGCGCGACACGTCCGAGCGCTCGTCGACGCCGAACAGACCGACACCCGCGAGGATGTAGAGGTCGGTGTCGACGAAGCCCGCCTGGAAGAGCGAGAGCTTGCCGCGGAGCGGGATGAAGAGGACGTGCAGCGACGCGCCCCAGCGGATGCGCCCGACCTGATCGGGGAAGCCATCCGCGCTCGGCAGGCTGAGACGGTTCTGCGGGCTCACCTGACCGTTCGACGCGATCTGCGAGGTGAGGTCGGTGTCGATGTCGATCGGCGCGCCGCCGCCCCACGCACCGATTCCGAGCCAGTCGGTGAAGTGGAACCCGAGCGAGCCGCCGAAGAACAGCGCGCGCGAGAACTCGTCCTGCAGCGTGTAGCCGACCGACGGAGTGATGAAGAAGCGATTGACGCGGTATTGGCGCATGTGGCGCACCGCGGGCTGACCGGCGAGCGGGCCGGTGATCTGCACGTCCTGCGCGCTCGCAGCGCCGCTGAGCGTGGTGATCGCTGTCCCGAGCGCGAGCGCTGCGAGGACGCCGAGGAGGCGACGATTCTTCTGAGTGAGCATGTCCAGCGCTCCTCTGGTCACCGCGGGAGGCGGTACTCGAAATCGAAGGGCAGGAAGATCGTCAGACCGAGGTGCGCCGTGACGTTGTTGATGAACGCCGGGCTGTTCTGGGTCCACGTGTCCGGATTCGTCCGCTCCGCGCCGAGCGCGACTTCGAGATTCTCGAGCTGCTCGAGATACATGTAGTCGCGCAGCTCGGCGACGATCGCGAGCCAGCGAGTCACGAACACGCGCAGACCGATACCCACGTTGAACGCGACGCGGATGTCGAAGTTGAAGCTGCGGACCTCGGGGTCGATCACGGGGATCGGCCGCGTGTTCATCAGGCCCACGCCGCCCAGCACGTAGATGTCGTACTGGAAGATGAACTCGTTGAACATCGCGAACTTGCCGTAAATCGGCACGTACGTGAACGCGAGGTGCGCGCCGAACTGGTAGCTGTTGACCGGCACCGCGAGGCGCGTCGCGCGACGCACGAAATAGCCGATGTCCGACTCGTTCTCGAGGCCCTCGTACCAGATGAAGTTCACGCCGAGCGCGAGAACGTTCGTCCACCAGTAGTTGAGCCCGACTCCGACGCCCGTGTGCTGGACGAAGGGATCGTTCAGCGAGAACGAGGCCGTCGGCGTGATCTCGACGCGATTGATGCGCAGCGCATAGACCTGCTGGACGGCGAAGATCTCTTCGCGCGCTTCCTGCTGCTCAGTCGGCGCCTCGCGCGTCTCGGTCTGCTCCGCGGCCGTTTCGGTCGTCGCGAGATCGCCGATGACGTCGCCGCTGCCCGACTCTTGCGTCGGTTGCGTCTCGCCCTCTTCGAAGCTCATGTCCGCGCCTTCAGCCGAGCCTTCTTGCTGTGGCTGCTGCTCGGCCTCGTCGAGACTGAACTCCATGTCCTGCGCGTGCGCTGGACCCGCGAGCAGCACTGAGCCGCTGACGAGCGCCGCACCGGCGAGAAGCACTGCGCTGCGTGGCAGCGGCACTGCTCCCGCGAGTGCACGTGCGAGCAGCGCTACGGAAGCCTTCCTCATCGCAACCCCTTGATTCGAGGCAGCCTCTCGAGACGCGACATCGTCTCTGCCAGAGGCGTTGTGCCGTGCTGCAAACATCTGGAATCGTTGAAGAAATCGCCAGTCTAGCGGAAGCTGGCCGGGACTATACCACGCGCGAATTCGCGAATTCAATGGCGACCGAACTACGCCGCTGCGGTCTCGTCGTCGGGCTTTGCGAAGAGCGCCTGAACGAACGCGTCGGTATCGAACTCGCGTAGATCTTCGATGCGCTCGCCGATACCGACGTAGCGCACGGGAATGCGGTGCTCGTCGACGATGC is a window encoding:
- a CDS encoding outer membrane beta-barrel domain-containing protein, giving the protein MLTQKNRRLLGVLAALALGTAITTLSGAASAQDVQITGPLAGQPAVRHMRQYRVNRFFITPSVGYTLQDEFSRALFFGGSLGFHFTDWLGIGAWGGGAPIDIDTDLTSQIASNGQVSPQNRLSLPSADGFPDQVGRIRWGASLHVLFIPLRGKLSLFQAGFVDTDLYILAGVGLFGVDERSDVSREQYRAACVDQPQPPGSSAPDCLATQSRTSRILPAPMLGVGLSMYFNEFIGLQIEWRAFPFSWRASGFDESGEDANGAPGSGFPDEQIDGADARTTFNQMLNVGIVIYLPTEVQITD
- a CDS encoding outer membrane beta-barrel domain-containing protein; translated protein: MFAARHNASGRDDVASREAASNQGVAMRKASVALLARALAGAVPLPRSAVLLAGAALVSGSVLLAGPAHAQDMEFSLDEAEQQPQQEGSAEGADMSFEEGETQPTQESGSGDVIGDLATTETAAEQTETREAPTEQQEAREEIFAVQQVYALRINRVEITPTASFSLNDPFVQHTGVGVGLNYWWTNVLALGVNFIWYEGLENESDIGYFVRRATRLAVPVNSYQFGAHLAFTYVPIYGKFAMFNEFIFQYDIYVLGGVGLMNTRPIPVIDPEVRSFNFDIRVAFNVGIGLRVFVTRWLAIVAELRDYMYLEQLENLEVALGAERTNPDTWTQNSPAFINNVTAHLGLTIFLPFDFEYRLPR